CCCACGATGGGGTCGTAGCCGACCGCGTTCCCCATCACCCGCGCCCGGCGGTTGAAGGTGCCCTCGATCCAGCGCTCGCCGTACTCCAGGACCTGGCGCCACTCGCGCACGCAGTCCTCGAAGCCGAGCGTGGTCGCGTCACACGCCGCCTGGAGCTCGGCGATCTCCCAGTCGTCCTTGAGCAGTCGCAGCTCGCCGACCACGCGGAACAGGTCGGCGTCCAGGGCAGTGTCGGCCGCGACCATCCGGTCGACCGAGGGCGAGATGCCGCGCAGCACCCGCGTCTTGGGGCCCGAGCGCGAGGTCAGCGAGTCCTGGAGCTGGTCGATGTGGCGGGTCTCGATGCCGAGGGAGTCCGAGATCTCCCTGAGCGAGGGTCGGCGGCCGACCCACAGCTCGCCGTACTGCCGGTCGCGGAAGAACTCGTCGGTCTCGCGCGAGGAGCGGGGCCGCGCGTAGAGCACGGCGTCGCCGTCCTCGACCACGAGCGCGGCGTCGCTGGTCAGGTTGCCGGAGAAGTAGGCGTGCGCGGTGTCGGGCCGGAAGACGTAGTCGGTGTCGTTGGCGCGGACCTTGAAGGTGCCGGACGGGAGCACGAGGCGCTCGCCCGGGAAGGACGCGGCCAGCCTCGCGCGCCGCGCGGCGGCCCGGTCGGCGACCGGGTGGCGGGGCAGGTCCAGCTCGCGGTCGCCCCAGCCGGTCCGCATGAACGCGGCGTACGCCTCGGGGACGGCAGGGTCGTGCTGCTCGGTCTTGGGCTCACTCGAGTGGTCGACCGGTGGGGGCGTCATCTCCTGCTCGCTCACCCGCGCCACTGTACGCCGGGCGGGTGCGCCCGAGCCGGGACCTAGACTCCCGTCCGTGGCCAAGGGACCGCGCCGGGACAGCCGTGCGTTCACGATCATCGTGAGCGTGCTCGTGTGCCTGGGCGCGCTCCCGATGCTGCTCATCATCGCCCTCTCGAGCGCCCCGGGGATCGCGGTGCTGGCCACGGTGCTGGCCGCCGTGCCCGTGGTCCCGCTGGTGCTCTGCTACCTGTGGCTGGACCGCTACGAGCCGGAGCCGCGGCGCCTGCTGCTGCTCGGGCTGCTGTGGGGCGCGTTCGCCGCGACCTTCGGCGCCCTGGTCGTCCAGGGCATCGGCGGGCTGTTCGCCGGCGTGACCGACGAGGTCAGCCTGGCCCTGATCGCGCCCGTCACCGAGGAGTTCAGCAAGGGGCTGTTCCTGATCCTGCTGCTGTGGTGGCGCCGGGCCGAGCTGGACGGCGTGCTGGACGGGATCGTCTACGCCGGCATGGTCGGGATCGGATTCGCCTTCACCGAGAACATCCTCTACCTCGGCGCGGCGTACAACGGGACCGACGGCTCCGCGCCCGGCGGCCTGGCCGGCGTGACCGGCACCTTCGTGGTGCGCTGCCTGTTCAGCCCGTTCGCGCACCCGCTCTTCACGGCCTTCACCGGCATCGGTGTGGGGATCGCGGTCACCACCCGCAACCCCGCGCTGCGGTGGCTGGCGCCGCTGGGCGGGTACTGCTGCGCGGTGCTCGCCCACGCGACGTGGAACGGCTCCACGATCTTCGGCTTCCAGGGCTTCGTGGGCGCCTACTTCCTCATCATGGTCCCGGCCTTCGCCGGGCTGATCTGGCTCGGGGTCTGGTCGCGCCGCTCGGAGCGGAGGATGCTGACCGCAGCGCTCGGGGACGCCGCCCAGCGGGGCCTGTTCCCGGCGACCGACATCGGTTGGGTGGTCGACCTCCGAGCCCGGCGGGCCGCCCGGGCCTACGCCAAGCAGATCGGCGGCAAGGCGGGGGAGGAGCAGATGCGCGACTACCAGCAGGCCGCGATCGAGCTCGGCTTCCTGCACCACCGCTACCTGCGCGGGACGGCGCCGCGCGACTACGCCGCGCGCGGCCAGGACTTCCTCGCGCTCATCAACTCCATCCGCCCCGCCATCGCCTTCCCCGGACAGGTGGTGCCGACGCGATGACGACCGTCCCGGATCCCGCGAACCCCTTCAACCTGGCCACCGGCGCCGGCGCGCCGACGGCCGGCTCCTACGGCACGGTGATGCTCACCGCGCTGGTCCGGCTGCACCACGCGCTGCAGACCGTGCGGCTCCCGCTCGACCTGCCCGGCACCGCCGAGCTGCGCTCCGGGCTGACCGAGATGGTCGACCAGCTCGAGGACTACGTCATCCCGCGCGTGACCACGCTCGAGGCGCCGCTGCTCACCGTCGTCGGTGGCTCCACCGGCGCCGGCAAGTCGACCCTGGTCAACTCCCTCGTCGGGCGCCGGGTCACCGAGCCCGGGCTGCTGCGCCCCACCACCCGCTCCCCGGTGCTGGTGCACCACCCCGAGGACGCGTCGTGGTTCGGCGCGGACCGGCTGCTGCCCGACCTGGAGCGGGTCGACCACATGACCACCGACCCCGCGGCGCTGCAGCTGGTCGCCGACCCCGCCGTACCCCGCGGCCTGGCCGTCCTCGACGCCCCCGACGTGGACTCGGTCGTCGAGGAGAACCGCGAGCTCGCCGCCCAGCTGCTGGCCGCCGGCGACCTGTGGCTGTTCGTCACCTCGGCCGCGCGGTACGCCGACCAGGTGCCCTGGGAGTTCCTGCGCCAGGCCGCCGAGCGCTCCACGGCGGTCGCCGTCGTCCTCGACCGCACGCCCGAGGACGCCGTGCAGACCGTGGCCACCCACCTGGCCCGGATGCTGGCCAGCCGCGGGCTCAAGGACTCCCCGCTCTTCATCGTCCACGAGGGGCCGGTCAGCGAGGACGGCCTGCTGCCCGCCGACCACGTGGCCGACATCAAGACCTGGCTGGAGTCGCTGGCCGGCGACACCGCCGCGCGTCAGCAGGTCGTGGTGCAGACCCTCGACGGCGCGGTGCGGACCCTGACCCGTCGCACCTACCCCATCGCCGACGCCGCCGCCGAGCAGGTCGCCGCGGCCGTGCGGCTGCGTGAGGACGCCACGTCGGCGTACGACGAGGGCGTGCGCGGCGTCCTGGCCGGCATCGCCGAC
This genomic window from Nocardioides anomalus contains:
- a CDS encoding aminopeptidase P family protein, with the translated sequence MSEQEMTPPPVDHSSEPKTEQHDPAVPEAYAAFMRTGWGDRELDLPRHPVADRAAARRARLAASFPGERLVLPSGTFKVRANDTDYVFRPDTAHAYFSGNLTSDAALVVEDGDAVLYARPRSSRETDEFFRDRQYGELWVGRRPSLREISDSLGIETRHIDQLQDSLTSRSGPKTRVLRGISPSVDRMVAADTALDADLFRVVGELRLLKDDWEIAELQAACDATTLGFEDCVREWRQVLEYGERWIEGTFNRRARVMGNAVGYDPIVGGGRHATTLHWIDNSGPIAPGELVLLDMGVEGHNLYTADVTRTLPVDGTFTPLQRELYDLVFTAQQRGIEASVAGAPFLAAHNTAMGVLAHGLEGLDLLPCSAEEALDPDSKVYARWTLHGTSHMLGMDVHDCAGTSPDIYPKGDLEVGMVLTVEPGLYFQEDDLLVPEELRGIGIRIEDDIVVTADGPVNLSASLPRTSADVEEWMGRHLGG
- a CDS encoding PrsW family intramembrane metalloprotease: MAKGPRRDSRAFTIIVSVLVCLGALPMLLIIALSSAPGIAVLATVLAAVPVVPLVLCYLWLDRYEPEPRRLLLLGLLWGAFAATFGALVVQGIGGLFAGVTDEVSLALIAPVTEEFSKGLFLILLLWWRRAELDGVLDGIVYAGMVGIGFAFTENILYLGAAYNGTDGSAPGGLAGVTGTFVVRCLFSPFAHPLFTAFTGIGVGIAVTTRNPALRWLAPLGGYCCAVLAHATWNGSTIFGFQGFVGAYFLIMVPAFAGLIWLGVWSRRSERRMLTAALGDAAQRGLFPATDIGWVVDLRARRAARAYAKQIGGKAGEEQMRDYQQAAIELGFLHHRYLRGTAPRDYAARGQDFLALINSIRPAIAFPGQVVPTR
- a CDS encoding dynamin family protein; translation: MTTVPDPANPFNLATGAGAPTAGSYGTVMLTALVRLHHALQTVRLPLDLPGTAELRSGLTEMVDQLEDYVIPRVTTLEAPLLTVVGGSTGAGKSTLVNSLVGRRVTEPGLLRPTTRSPVLVHHPEDASWFGADRLLPDLERVDHMTTDPAALQLVADPAVPRGLAVLDAPDVDSVVEENRELAAQLLAAGDLWLFVTSAARYADQVPWEFLRQAAERSTAVAVVLDRTPEDAVQTVATHLARMLASRGLKDSPLFIVHEGPVSEDGLLPADHVADIKTWLESLAGDTAARQQVVVQTLDGAVRTLTRRTYPIADAAAEQVAAAVRLREDATSAYDEGVRGVLAGIADGTLLRGEVLARWQEFVGTGELLKGLESRVGRIRDRLMNTVKGKPAQAERITVAVESGLEMLILEHAEAAAERAEASWRQLASGLGLLADGGSELGRASRELRRNAERSVREWQQDVLDMVRTQGQDKRTTARFLAFGVNGLSVALMVVVFSYSYGLTGAEVGIAGGSAVLGQKLLEAVFGDQAVRSLAERARKALEVRVRELFAAELARYTALVDSLDLDADAPEQLRRASRRVEDARYAGQRGS